A region of the Cyanobium usitatum str. Tous genome:
GGGCCCTTGGCCACCAGCTGGCACATCAACAAGTTCCTCAACCCGCATCCGACGGCGCCGTGCTGCCGGTGCTGCACCTCAACGGCTACAAAATCGCCAACCCCACCCTGCTGGCCCGCATCCCCAGAGAGGAGCTCGCCAGCTTGATGCGGGGCTACGGCTGGGAGCCCCTGTTTGTGGAAGGCAGCGAGCCGATGGCGATGCACCAAGCCATAAACCGCATTCAAGAGGTGCAGGCGGAGGCCCGCCGCAGCGGCGATCCCAGCAACGTCAACCGGCCCCGTTGGCCCATGATCGTGTTGCGATCTCCAAAGGGCTGGACAGGGCCGGCGGAGCTAAATGGCAAAAAGCTGGAAGGCTTCTGGCGCAGCCACCAGGTGCCCCTGCCCGATCCCAAGCGAGACCCGGCCCAGCTAAAGCAACTAGAAGCCTGGCTGCATAGCTACCGCCCCGGCGAACTCTTCGATGGGCAGGGCAGCCTGATCGCCGAGCTGCGGGCCCTCTCGCCGAGTGGCCAGCGCCGCATGGGCTCCAATCCCCATTCCAATGGTGGGCTGCTACGCCGCCGCCTGCACCTGCCGCCGGTGAATACCTATGCCGTGCCCGTTGAGCAACCGGGCCAACACGAGGCCGAAAACACCGCTCCCCTAGGGGAGCTGCTGCGCGATGCCATTGCCCTAAACCCCGATTCCGTGCGGGTGTTCGGACCGGATGAAACCGCCTCCAACCGGCTGCAAGCCATCTACGAGGTCAGCAAAAAAGTGTGGATGGAGGAATTTCTACCGGAAGACCTCAACGGCAGCGAGCTCTCCCGCAGCGGCCGCGTTGTCGAGATGTTGAGCGAACACACCTTGGTGGGAATGATGGAGGGCTACCTACTCACCGGCCGCCATGGTTTTTTCCACACCTATGAGGCCTTCGCCCATGTGATTGCCTAGATGTTCAACCAGCACGCCAAGTGGCTGGAATCCTGCATTCACCACTCCCCCTGGCGCGCGCCGATTTCCCCCTGGAACTGTCTGATCTCCAGCACCGTGTGGCGCCAAGACCACAACGGCTTCACCCACCAGGATCCTGGCTTCATCGATCTCGCCGGCAACAAAAGTGGCGAGGTGGTGCGCGTCTATCTGCCGGCCGATGCCAACAGCCTGCTGGCGGTAGCTGAACAGGCGCTACAGGAAACGAACGTGTGCAACATCATTGTTTCTGACAAACAGAAACACCTGCAATATCTAACTCTGGAGCAGGCCCGGGCCCACGTGGCCAAGGGCATAGGCCTATGGAGCTGGGCTAGCAACGACGAGTGCGGCACCGAACCAGATGAGCCTGATGTGGTGATGGCCTGCGCGGGCGACATCCCTACTAAGGAAACCCTGGCCGCAGTTGAAATTCTGCGGCGTGAAATCCCGAACCTAAAAATCCGAGGGCTCAATGTGGTGAAGCTATTTGCTCTCACCACTCCGGGCGAACACCCCCACGGCCTCAGCGATCGGGACTTCGACAGCCTGTTGACCACGAATCGACCGGTGATCTTCAATTTTCACGGCTACCCGTGGCTAATCCACCGACTCACCTACCACCGCACCAACCACGTCAACTTTCACGTGCGCGGATATAAGAAGAAAGGCAATATCAACACCCCTCTGGAGCTGGCGATGAACAATCAGATCGACCGTTTCAACTTGGTTATTGATGTGATTGACCGGGTTGCGGGCCTGGGCTCCCGCGCCGCCCACGTCAAAGAGCGCATGAAGGAGGCGATCTTGGCCAACCGGGCCCACGCCCATGAGCACGGCATGGATGCGGAGGATGTCACCAACTGGCGATGGAACCCACTGCCTGCCGCGGCCCATGCGGGAGAATTACACCAATGAGCGACCTCCAACCCAGCAACCTGCGTCTGCCCACCCCGGGCTGCTACGCCGACCCAGATCGCAGTGGCCTGACCGCGGAAAACGTGTTCGACGGCATGACTGAGCACCTTTTTTACACGCTCGGCAAGCTCGCCCCCACGGCCAGCCGCCACGACCTCTACATGGCCCTCAGCTACGCGGTGCGCGACCGGCTGATGACCCGATACCTGGCTGGCATTGAGGCGCTCAGTGCCAGCCCGACTCGAGTGGTGGCCTATCTATCCGCTGAATTTCTGATCGGGCCCCAACTGGGCAACAACCTGTTGATGCTGGGCATCCAGCAGGAAGCGGCAGAAGCCCTGCGCCGTTTCGGCATCAACGACATCAACGAAATCCTCGATGTTGAGGAGGAGCCTGGCCTGGGCAACGGAGGCCTGGGTCGACTGGCGGCCTGCTTCCTGGAATCACTGGCCTCGCTGGAAATACCAGCCACCGGCTACGGCATCCGCTACGAATTCGGCATTTTTGACCAGCTGATCCGCGATGGCTGGCAGGTGGAGATCACCGATAAGTGGCTCAAGAGCGGCTGGCCCTGGGAGCTGCCCCATCCCGATCAAGCCTGCTTCGTGGGTTTCGGCGGCCACACTGAGAGCTACCGCGATGAGCACGGCACCTACCGGGTTCGCTGGATTCCGGCCGAGCACGCCATTGGCGTTCCCCACGACGTACCAGTGCTGGGCTACCGGGTCAACACCTGCGACCGGCTGCGGTTATGGCGAGCCGATGCCGCCGAATCCTTTGACTTCTACGCCTTCAACAGCGGCGACTATTACGGCGCCGTGGAAGAGAAGGTGGGCTCCGAGACCCTCTCCAAGGTGCTCTATCCCAACGACGGCACGGATGAGGGTCGGCGCCTGCGCCTGAAGCAGCAGCACTTCTTCGTGAGCTGCTCCCTCCAGGACATGATCCGCAACCTCGATGCCCGCGGCATCCCGATCACGGATTTCCCCGATAACTGGGCGGTGCAGCTAAATGACACCCACCCGGCCATCGCCGTGGCAGAGCTGATGCGCCTGCTACTCGATGACAAGCACCTGGAATGGGAGGTCGCCTGGAACATCACCAGTCGCTCCCTTTCTTACACCAATCACACCCTGCTGCCGGAAGCCCTCGAGAAGTGGGGCTTGGGGTTATTTGGCTCCCTGCTACCCCGCCACCTGGAGCTGATCTACGAGATCAACCGCCGCTTCTTGCAACAGGTGCGCCTCAAATATCCGGGCAACGAGCAGATCCTGCGCAAGGTCTCGATCATCGATGAGGAGGGCGATAAGGCAGTCCGCATGGCCAATCTGGCCACCGTTGCTTCCCACCACGTCAACGGCGTAGCAGCCCTGCACAGCGAACTGGTCAAAACCGAGCTGTTTCCTGAATTCGCGGCCCTATGGCCCGAGAAATTCACCAATGTCACCAACGGCGTCACCCCGAGGCGCTGGGTGGCCCTGGCCAATCCCCAGCTGGCGGCCCTACTGAATGAATCGATTGGCACCGGCTGGATTAACCATCTCGATGAGCTGCGCCGCCTGGAGCAGTTCGTCGATGACAGCAGCTTCCTCGAGCGCTGGGAAGCCACCAAGCTGGGCGTTAAGGGCCAGCTGAGTAATTACATCCATCGCCACACGGGTGTGCTGGTCGATCCCACCTCCCTATTCGATGTGCAGGTGAAACGGATCCACGAATACAAACGCCAGCACCTCAATGCCCTGCAGGTGGTGGCCCAGTACCTGCGCATCAAGAATGGTCAGGCTGAGGGTATGGCCCCGCGCACGGTGATCTTCGGCGGCAAGGCAGCACCGGGCTATTACATGGCCAAGCTAATTATTCGTTTCATCAACGGCATCGCCGAAACGATCAACGCCGACCCCGACATGGAGGGCCGGCTGCGAGTGATCTTCCTGGCCGACTACAACGTCAAGCTGGGTGAGCGGGTTTACCCCGCCTCCGACCTCTCAGAGCAGATCTCAACTGCCGGCAAGGAAGCCTCCGGCACCGGCAACATGAAGTTCGCCATGAATGGGGCGCTGACCATCGGCACTCTCGATGGCGCCAACGTGGAAATCCGCGAACAGGTGGGTGCCGAGAACTTCTTCCTGTTTGGCAAGACAGCTGAGGAGATCTCCGAGCTGTCCCAGTCGGGTTATCGCCCCTGGGAGCTGATCGGGGGAATGCCCGAGTTGGCCGAGATCCTGCGACTGGTGGAGCAGGGCCACTTCAGCAATGGGGATGGCGACCTATTTAGGCCGCTGCTGCAAAACCTCACCGGCCGGGATCCCTTCTTTGTGCTGGCCGATTTCAACGACTATCTGCGGGCCCAGTCCGAGGTCGACCTGGCCTGGGCCGACAGGGGTCGCTGGAACCGCATGTCGTTGCTGAATTCAGCCCGCAGTGGCTTCTTCTCTTCAGATCGCTCAATCCGCGACTACGCAGAGCGGATATGGAAAGCCGAGAGCTTCCCGGTCACGATCACCTGCGAATTGGACTGACCGGGGAGATGGCTTAACCGGGCAGGTCTGGAGTTTGGTGGAGCAGCCGATTCAGCCTTAGGCGATCGGCATTAAGCGGATCAGGGGCCAGCTCACCGGCCACTTCCCTAAATTTTTGCTCCACCTCGTCGGGCACCCGCACGTCAAAGATGCGCTCCATCAGCGCCTCAATGGAGAAGAGGTGGGCATTGATGTTTTCCAGGTCCGCCATGGCCTGCTGGAAGGCATCGGGCTCAGCGCTCTGATCCTCAACAGCTCCTGTACCTGCCCCTTGGCCGCCAGGAGCAGCATTGGCCTGACTGGCG
Encoded here:
- a CDS encoding glycogen/starch/alpha-glucan phosphorylase gives rise to the protein MSDLQPSNLRLPTPGCYADPDRSGLTAENVFDGMTEHLFYTLGKLAPTASRHDLYMALSYAVRDRLMTRYLAGIEALSASPTRVVAYLSAEFLIGPQLGNNLLMLGIQQEAAEALRRFGINDINEILDVEEEPGLGNGGLGRLAACFLESLASLEIPATGYGIRYEFGIFDQLIRDGWQVEITDKWLKSGWPWELPHPDQACFVGFGGHTESYRDEHGTYRVRWIPAEHAIGVPHDVPVLGYRVNTCDRLRLWRADAAESFDFYAFNSGDYYGAVEEKVGSETLSKVLYPNDGTDEGRRLRLKQQHFFVSCSLQDMIRNLDARGIPITDFPDNWAVQLNDTHPAIAVAELMRLLLDDKHLEWEVAWNITSRSLSYTNHTLLPEALEKWGLGLFGSLLPRHLELIYEINRRFLQQVRLKYPGNEQILRKVSIIDEEGDKAVRMANLATVASHHVNGVAALHSELVKTELFPEFAALWPEKFTNVTNGVTPRRWVALANPQLAALLNESIGTGWINHLDELRRLEQFVDDSSFLERWEATKLGVKGQLSNYIHRHTGVLVDPTSLFDVQVKRIHEYKRQHLNALQVVAQYLRIKNGQAEGMAPRTVIFGGKAAPGYYMAKLIIRFINGIAETINADPDMEGRLRVIFLADYNVKLGERVYPASDLSEQISTAGKEASGTGNMKFAMNGALTIGTLDGANVEIREQVGAENFFLFGKTAEEISELSQSGYRPWELIGGMPELAEILRLVEQGHFSNGDGDLFRPLLQNLTGRDPFFVLADFNDYLRAQSEVDLAWADRGRWNRMSLLNSARSGFFSSDRSIRDYAERIWKAESFPVTITCELD